The genomic region AATGGCGAGGTTAACAGTTTAGAAGAAAAGCTCAATGAACTGCAGCACGAGCTTGGCAGATTGACCAATCAAAAAGAAACGCTGGAGCAGAGTCAGAAACAAGAGGAGTATCAGCTGGAAAAAGCACTACTTCAGGCCAAAGCCAGCAAGCTGGCGGGAAGATGGGGGAGTTTAAAAACCTGCCAATGGGTGATCGATGAGGTCAGCCGCAAATATGAACGGGAACGGCAGCCTCAGGTTCTGCAGAGAGCCAGCAGATATTTCTCTGCGATTACTAACAACCGGTACACCCGCGTGTATGCTCCCCTGGGAATGCGGGAATTAAAGATTGAGACAGCAGAGGGAGAAATTTTATCTCCTGATCAATTAAGTCGAGGCACGGTTGAGCAGCTCTACTTGGCGCTTAGATTTGCCCTCGCTAAACAGATTGCTCATGAGCGGGTTAAACTGCCGATCTTTGCGGATGACATTCTCGTCAACTTTGACCGTCCCCGCTTACTGAGGACGGTTAAGTTAATGAAAGAGCTCGGGAAGGAGCACCAGATTGTGCTGCTCACCTGTCATCAAACAATTGCAGATCTATTTGAACCCAATCAGATCCGCTATTTAAGTCAAAGAGCTAACTCAGCGAGTTAAACGCTGGTTAGCTTTTCTGCTAATAGAACAAACCTAGTCCGCCTTGACCAACATGAGCACCGATTGCAGCTCCGGCTGTATTGACAATTAGTCTTTTTGGTTTCAGCCGCGCTTCTACTTCAGCAGCAAAATCTTCTGCCATGCGGTGGGAATTTGCATGAGCAACCGCTAAGGTGCTGTTTGAGAAATCAATTTCCAGTTCTTCAAAACGCTGAATAATCACAGATAGTGCTCTTTTAAAAGAGCGGACTTTCTCAGTTGCTAGGACTTCACCGTCGATTAGTCCGAGAATCGGCTTTATATTCAACATGGAACCGAGTGCTGCCTCTGGTCGGCTCAGCCTGCCGGTTCTAAGTACATGTTTTAACGATGCTAATACAATTAAACCGTGGGCTTTCTGCTGATATTCCCTGAGTTCAGCCAGGATTTCTTCTACAGATAAACCTTCGGCAATGTATTCCGCAGCCCGCAGCACATACAGCCCTTCGCCAAGCGAAGCAGATTTTGAGTCAAAGATGTGAATCCTATCATTTCCAAGCATGTCTTTGGCAATCTGAGCACTTTGCAGAGAACCGGTTAATTTAAGCGATAAACCGATTACAAGTATGTCCACATCTTGATCGGTATACTGTTTGAATGCCTGGAGGTACTGATCCGGATTAATCTGACTGGTTGTAGGTGGCGCAGGAGCAGTTTTCATCAATTGATAAAACTGTTCAGCGCTCAGCTCCATGCGGTCTTGGTATATTCGCTCGCCAAAATGGACGTTGACTGGTATTAAATGGATATTGTACTTCTCGATTAGTTCATCAGGTAAGTCGCATCCTGTATCAGCTATTAGTTGTATTTTAGACACAAATTCACCTCCTTAAGATCATAATTCGTGTTTAAACCCCATATTCCTTGCAATCACATAAAATAACTGGAGGCGTAAAGAAGTCCAAACATGGCGTGAAGCTTTGCTGACGAGGAATCTAGACCGGAGAAATAATGACGATCAGCTCGTCCAATTAGGCTCAGCGCATAAGGTAAGGTAGCAAAAACAGCTGCCGCCCACCAGGAGACAAGACTGCTTGCGATCAAAATCGGAACAAGTAGATAGGGTATGGTAATCATCAGCTGATAGACCTTAATTCCTACTTTAATGCCGTAGACTGCAGTCAGAGAATTGATGCCGTGTCTAAGATCTGATCCATAATCTCGAAGTTCATTGCTCTGCAGAATAGCAGTAACCAAAAAAGCCAGGGGAATGGGGCAGAGCAGGATGTCTAAAGTCAAATCCACGGTTTGAACAAAGTACGTGTTAAGCGGCATGAGGATTCCCATGGAGATAAAAACGGACGGCAGAGCCAGACCTCTTTTTTTATAGTTGATTGGTGGCGCGGTGTAGAAATAAGCGTTAAAAAGTCCAAATAGAGAAATTATGAGTACGGTTAAATTGTACAGA from Bacillota bacterium harbors:
- a CDS encoding prenyltransferase, translating into MLKWWLSLRPFSFTASVIPMFLGLAAAARITSIDRVGAVLALVTGLTLHIVANLFNSYFDWKLGHDKPGDPQVIPLLLDPKLGDKALLRYGVAFLILGTFLTAVLGILYNLTVLIISLFGLFNAYFYTAPPINYKKRGLALPSVFISMGILMPLNTYFVQTVDLTLDILLCPIPLAFLVTAILQSNELRDYGSDLRHGINSLTAVYGIKVGIKVYQLMITIPYLLVPILIASSLVSWWAAAVFATLPYALSLIGRADRHYFSGLDSSSAKLHAMFGLLYASSYFM
- a CDS encoding DegV family protein, which translates into the protein MSKIQLIADTGCDLPDELIEKYNIHLIPVNVHFGERIYQDRMELSAEQFYQLMKTAPAPPTTSQINPDQYLQAFKQYTDQDVDILVIGLSLKLTGSLQSAQIAKDMLGNDRIHIFDSKSASLGEGLYVLRAAEYIAEGLSVEEILAELREYQQKAHGLIVLASLKHVLRTGRLSRPEAALGSMLNIKPILGLIDGEVLATEKVRSFKRALSVIIQRFEELEIDFSNSTLAVAHANSHRMAEDFAAEVEARLKPKRLIVNTAGAAIGAHVGQGGLGLFY